The following is a genomic window from Bacteroidota bacterium.
GGTAAGCCGACTAAGAGTTTTATGGCAATCCGCAAGGATATTTTGCTCGATGATGCGCGTTCGCTGGAAATAATGCGCAACGGGAATAAAGTAAAAATTGAACTGCCCGAAGATCTTCCGACGAAACTGATTGAAAATGGCGGATCGATGTTTGACATCTGCATGCCTTTTGTGGTTGATAGTGTAATGGCTGACGGCACGGCCATAAAAGCCGGGATACAAAAGGGCGACAGCATTTTTGCGGTAAACGGCGATACGCTGGTATGGTATCACGAAATTGCGGCCTCGCTGGGTAAACATAAAAACAAAGAAGTAACCCTTGGCCTCACCCGAAAAGGTGAACCCATGAGTATTAAACTGAAGCTGAATGAGGAAGGTAAAATGGGTGTTGCAGCCAAACAGCCTGAACTCGAAAAAGTAACCACCGAGTATGGCTTTGGTGCAGCCATTGTGCGCGGCTTTACCCGCACCGGCGAATCGTTTACAAACTACGTGAAACAACTTCCGCTGCTGTTTACCAAAGCCGGCGCCAAACAGGTGGGCGGTTTTGCCAGCATGGGCAGCATTTTCCCGAGCAGCTGGGACTGGGAAAGTTTCTGGGGGATTACGGCTTTACTGTCGTGCATTCTGGCCTTTATGAACCTGCTTCCCATTCCGGTGCTCGACGGCGGTTACATTCTGTTTGTGCTCTGGGAAATGGTTACAGGCCGCAAGCCGGGCGAGAAATTCATGCGCATTGCCATGAACGTGGGCACCTTTATGGTACTTGGCCTGCTCATCTTTGCCAACGGCAACGACCTCTGGAAATTTGTCATCAAACCGCTCATCGGCGGCTGATGAACAGGCTGGCACGGGCTTTGCCGGTAGCAGATACGATTTTGCACCCAAACTGCGTTTGAGGATGAACATGAAGGCTTTTCGTTTGCTCTTTCTGCTGCTGGCCACCCCGGCGCTGCTTCCCGCACAAACCACCACACGCGGCACCGGCAGCGACAGTGCGGGCGGCACCACACCCTCGCCGGGAGGCAAAACAAACATTCTGGTGATACCCATGTATCCCACCATGTTTAACGTGGACCCCGACATAAGCCGCGCCATGAGCAAAGCCAGCGGCCAAACCTTCGAGCAAATCCGCCACACGTTCAACCAGGCGCTTGTGGACCAGCTGCGCAAACAGTTTGGCAACGGCTTCAGCATTACCTCGCTCATTGATGATACCGTGAAAATGAAAGAGGACCTGCGCTATGTATATGCCAATACAGCCAGCGAATGGACACTAACCGGATCTCCTTTAAATCCGCCCCCGGCTACCACTCCGCAAAAGCCACAACCCGGCCTTAAAAACGGACAGGTGCAAGCGACCACCGCACAGGGCGACCGGTTTATGAATACCGTATTGAAAACGCCAGAGGTCATTGAAAAGTTAAAAACCAAGTACAAGGCGCAGTACATCATTTTCATCAACCAGCTTGACCTGAAAAACGACCTTGGCAGCGATCCCTACAACCTGAACGGCACGCAAACCTTTAAACGCAGTGCGATAATGCACTTTACCATTTTTTCTGCCGCCACCGGAAAACGCACTGCCGCCGGAAAACTGCGCAGCGAATTTGCCAATACCGACAATACGCCCCGCGCAATCATCCAGAAAGCGTTCCCCTCGCTCATGCGCCAGCTGCAACTACGCTACCAGACCGGACTAAAGCCCGAACCGCCAAAGCCTGCCGGAAAGTAAAGCACCGGCAAAAACCGGCACACGGCCGAATCGGAATTATATTTTCACGCTGTACGCTGTATATTGGCTCCGACCCAATATTCAATTCATGCGCCTCATACTCTTTACTGCCCTGCTGGGCATTGCCGGCTGCTGCACCCGCCGCGACTGCGACGAAACCACAACCATCACCGCCATCGGTTTCAATAACTACACCCGCAACCAGATCAGCAACGGACAAATCATCCGCTTCGATGCCGCTTCCGGCTTCACACAACCTATTGACACCATTACCATAAGCAGTGCAGCGCTCTCGCCTACAAACAACAACCCCGACTCAATGCACTACACCTTTACACTGCCTGCTGCTTTCACCCCGCAAAACAATTACCGCATTCAGCTGCCCGTACAGCAAATAGACATTACCAATTTTAAATACGAAACCTTTGAATGCAACTCCTGTTTCCTGAAACAACAGGACGACAGCCGCCGGCTGAGTACCGTAAAAGTAAACGGACAGGAGCGCGCCATTGCCGGCGGATTTTTGCAGGTGTTCAGATAAAATACACACCCACTAAAAAGCGGCTGATGCACAGTGCATCAGCCGCTTTTTTGAAGACACTCATTTACGACTTCTTCAAAAACTCGGTGCGCAGCACAATGGTCTGGCGGTCGATACGGCCTTCCACTTCGCTTTCATCGTCGGTGAGGCGGATGCCTTTTACCATAGTGCCCCGTTTGAGCACGGCCGAAGAGCCGCGCAGCTTGAGGTCTTTGATCAGGGTCACGTTATCGCCTTCGCTTAAAAGCGTGCCGTTACTGTCTCTTACTTCCATAATTGAGTTGGTTTGGTGAAGCAAAGGTAGAGTTTGACGGGCATTACGTTATAAACATTTCACATTTCATACTTTCTCCTGCCACATACCTTTCTGCATCGGGCAGCGTTTTAGTTTTGAATTTGCAGGCAAACCAGTCTGCAAGTGCCTGCATGGAAGAAAACGCTGCTGTAGTAGTAAAGAAAAAACGCCCGTGGTGGAAACGGATACTGCGCCTGTTTATGTGGACAGGTCTTTCGGTACTGTTGCTGCTGGGGCTGGCGGTGCTGCTGCTGTTTGTGTTTGAGGATGATGTGAAAAAATACATTACCGCCGAAGCCAACAAGCACCTGAATACGGTAGTGTTTATTGATCCGAAAGACATCAACCTGACCCTGTTCAGCAGTTTTCCGGATGTGTCGCTTGAGTTTAAAAATGTGAAGGCGCTGGATGCGCTGCCCGACGAAAAACGCGATACCTTGTTTAAGGCCGAACGAATTGCGCTTTCGTTCAGCTTGCTTGATTTTTTCCGCGAAAACTATACTGTGCGCGATATTGCAATGGAAAATGCGGCGGTTGAACTGCGTATCGACAAAAAAGGGCGCGACAACTTTCACTTCCTCAAAACCACTGCCGACACGGGCGCATCTAATCCGGTGGCTTTTGCGCTGGAGCATGTGGGGCTCGAAAATGTGCGCGTACTTTACTTCAACCAGCCCGCACAAAGTACCTATGAAGTGCTAATTGATGCGCTCAACTGTTCGGGCGATTTTGGTACTGAGCAATACGTATTGCAAACCGATGCCGGCTTTACAGTAGGGCAGCTCAAACAGGGCAGGGCCTCGTATTTTGCCGGGAACAAAGGCACCCTCGACCTTGCGCTGCAGATAAACAACACGCAGAACCTTTACACGGTACAAACCGGCCGACTCACGCTTTCGCAGCTTGAACTGCTGGTGAGCGGATCAGTAAACAACAAGGCCGGTGTGCCGGTGCTTGATCTAGCTGTTACCGGCAACCGCATCGACCTCGGCAAGGCTCTTACGCTGCTGCCCGAAAGCCTGCGCAAAGACATTGAAGACTACAAAGCCACGGGCGAATTTTACACCGACATTACCGTAAAAGGGCCTGTGGCCGATACGGCTGCACTGGCGGTAGAAGGCAAATTCGGCATACGCAGCAACGGCACGCTGAGCCGCGAAGGCACCAATGTGACAATGCGCAACATTGCACTCAAAGGCGTGTTCAGCAGCGGGCGCGGACGCGACGGGTTTGAGCTTTCGGAGTTCAGCGCGGGCACGGGTACAAGCAGGTTTTCGGGACGCTTTGCCATGGACGGATTCACCAATCCGGGCTACACAGCCTCGCTCAACGGCAATATCAATCTGGCCGAAATGCAGGAGCTTTTTCAGCTCGACACCATTGAAAAAGCAGCGGGCAACATCGAGCTGCGCATCAACGCATCGGGCCGCCCCGGAAAAGGCAGCACACTCACCGCCGCCGATTTCCGCAACTTTAAAACCAGCGGCGAAATGACCCTGCGCAACGTAGTATGCCGCCTCAAAAACAGCGCACTGCCGGTTGACAGTCTCAGCGGCGCACTGGGTTTCGACGGCAACAACGTATCCATTACTAACCTGCGCGTCCGCTCAGGACCCAGCGACCTTGTGCTCAACGGCAAACTGCGCAACCTGCTCGGCTTCCTGTTTACACAACGCGAAGTGCTTGACATAACCGCCAGCCTCAGCTCCGAACTCACCGACCTCAACGCGCTATTGAGCACACCTGCAACCACCAAAAGCAGCGATACAACCTACAGCCTCACACTGCCCGAACGCATTGCCGTGAGCATTGCCGCGCAGGTGGGACAGGTAAAATTCCGCAAGTTCTATGCACGCGACCTGCGCGGCGAACTCAAGCTGCGAAACCAGCGACTTGTGGCCGATCCGGTGTCGTTCTGGACAATGGATGGAAAAATAAACGGCAGCGGAATGATAGACGGCACCCGGTCCGACTCGCTGCTTATTACCGGCAACGCACACTGTGAGCGCGTAAATATCAACAAACTGTTTGTGCAGCTCGAAAACTTCGGCCAAACCACACTCACAAACGAACACGTGCGCGGCACACTTACGTCTGATCTCAACTTCGCTTCACTCTGGAGCACAAGCCTTGTGATGAACGAACAAAAACTCTTTGCCGGTGCCGATGTAACCATTGATCAGGGCCAGCTCATCAACTTCAAACCGCTCGAAGAACTTTCGCGCTTCATCAAACTCGACGACCTGCGCAACATCCGTTTCAGCACACTCACCAACCACATCGACATCCGCAACCGCATCATCACCATTCCCGAAATGGATATCCGCTCAAGCGCAATAGATATAACCATGTCGGGCACTCACAATTTTGATAATGTGGTGGATTACCACATTGTGGTGGGGCTCGATGAACTCCGTGCACAGAAAGTGAAAAAAGCCAATCCGGTAAACGCCGAACTTGGCATTGTGGAAGAAGACGACGGCGGCCACCGTACCAAACTTTACATACTCATGAGCGGCCCGCTCGATAATCCCGATATCCGCTACGACTCAAAAGGCCTTGTGCGCGGCATACGCAACGATCTGAAGCAGGAAAAACAAGACCTGAAACAACTGCTGCGCGAAGAGTTTGGCTGGTTTAAAAAAGACACTACACTCAACAATAAAAAGCCCGGCGAGAAACCGCAGAAAAAGAACGAAGACGGCAAGTTCATCATCCGCTTTGAACAGGGTGAAGATGAAGAGGCTCCGCCGGAGGATGATGATTTTTAAGCAGTTGCATAACGTTCTTATGGGCGGGTAACGCAAAAAAAATCGCCCGGCCTGCAGTTCACCATGATAAGGTTTAGCAAAAGCGGCGTATCTTTCCATCTGATTCCCGTTACCACAATAAACCAGAACAATGAAACACACCTTACTCGCCTTTGCACTTTTTGGTGCAATAGCAGTTTCTGCGCAATCAGCTGCAACGGACACGGCAAACACCCTGCAGCAGTACGAGCAGATTAAGCTTCAGGGCCGGCAGCCCGTAATACGCACTGCCGCCTGGAACACCGCCCCTGCAGCAAACGTGCGCGTACAACCCAGCATTACCACACAATCAACCGATTGTGACTGTATGCTTCCTGTGGACAGCACATTTCAGGTTGTGCCGTTTTCATTCTCCAACCCGCCCGATTACCGCAACGATGACGGATCGACGGGTGTAATTCCCATCCCTTTCAACTTTTGCTTTTACGGCCAAAACCAAACCTCATGCTACATCAACAACAATGGTAACATTTCGTTTGGTGGCTCTTATGCTACATTTTCTGCCGTTGGCTTCCCGAGCAATCAGTTCTCGATGGTAGCACCCTTCTGGGCCGATGTGGATACACGCGGCACCGGTTCGGGACTGGTGTATTATAAAGTTACGCCCACTGCACTTATTGTGCGCTGGCAAACAGTAGGGTATTTTGCTTCCTACTTCGACAAACTCAACGATTTCCAGCTTATCATTACCGATGGTGTGGATCCGCTCATTCCTGGCGGCAACAACGTATCGTTCTGCTACGGCGATATGCAGTGGACCACCGGCGATGCCTCGGGTGGCAGTAATGGTTTTGGCGGCACACCGGCCACCGTGGGTGCCAACCTCGGAAACGGAGTGGATTATATTCAGTTCGGGCAGTTTGATGCACCGGGCTCGTTGTACGATGGTCCTTTTGGCAACAACGATCAGATAAGCTGGCTCGATAACCAGAACTTCGTGTTCAACACCTGTGCGGTGGGCAATATTCCGCCCATTCCTACCATGACCATTACCGACCCTGCCGGAAACACGACCAGTGTGCAGCCCTATTGCGGCGACACACTGCGCATTTGCGAAGGCAACACGGTTACACTCAACGCCACCTTCTTTGCACCCGAGCCCAACCAAACCGTTACAGTTACGCACACCGCTCCGCAAAACTTCACCGTAGTATCAAACACACCCGGCACAGCCGGCATTCTCATCGGCTCATTCACCCCCGATGCCACCAACTTCGGCATCAATACATTTACATTCACCGGCACCGATAATGGCACGCCCGTAGGCACAGCTACTTTCTCAATAAACATTCTGGTGGATACCTTCCAGCTGCCGCCCCCGGTTATCACCGGCCTCGACGAATATTGCCAGAACACGCCCGGCGTTACACTTACCGTAAACAACCCCGGCTACGACAGTGTAATGTGGAGCAACGGCCCTACAAACGTGAACTCGGTAAGCAACATTACACAAGGCACCTACATTGTAACCGTGGCCGACAACGGCTGCTTTGACCGCGACACCATTACCATAACCGAGCTGCCTTCTCCGGTACCGGCAATTACCGGCGTGCTTAACTTCTGCGGCACTACCACTACACTCAGTGCCGCAAACCCGGCCTATGCCAGCTATGTGTGGAGCAACAACACCACCACACCCGTAACCACTGCAGGCTCCGGCAACTACACTGTAACCGTGGTTGACACCAATGGCTGCACCGGCACATCGGCATCCGTTACCGTAAATGCCAACCCGGTTCCGCAGGCCGCATTCGCCGCCACACCGCCCACTGCATTTGCCGGCGACACCGTGGCCTTTACCGACCAAAGCACCGTAAGCAGCGGCAGCATCACGTCGTGGATTTGGGATTTCGGCGATGGCAATAACTCCACCGCCTCCAACCCCACACACAGCTACGGCACACCGGGCACTTACAACGTTTGCCTGTATGTAGCCACATCCACACCGTGCTACGATACTATCTGCAACGAGTACGTGGTGTTGCCTTTCACCATCATCGCCCCCAACATCATCACTCCCAACGGCGATGGCAAAAACGACAACCTTGTATTCATCAACCTTGAGTTTTATCCCAACGCACGCCTTACCGTGTACAACCGCTGGGGCAGCAAGGTGTATGAAAACACCAACTACCAGAACAACTGGGACGGCGGCGGTATGGTTGACGGCGTGTATTACTACGTAGTGGAGGCTGTTGATTTGCAGGAGCCGGCTACCGGGTTTTTCCATATCATCAGGGGGAATTGAGAAGTTTGATGAAATGAAATGTATAAAAGGCTGTCTCAATAAGGACAGCCTTTTATATTCATCACCCTAACCATTCATCTCCTCATTCCCACTACACTTTCTTTACGCACCAGCGAACGTCGTATGTGCAGTGTTTTTGCCTCCATTGGAGTAAGCAAGCTGCTGCCGCTGCGGGTTGCATGCATTATGATGAGCTGATAAAACAAAATGCCGTAATTGGTTTCGCCAAAAATGCCAAATTCGGTAAATGAATTGATGAGCAGCGGAATCATCATCCCGTAATACATCAACTTTGTTTCTGTGTTTTCTGCGCGATTGAAACCGCGTATAGTAAATACCATTTGAAACAACACAATTGCAAAACCCACAAAGCCAAGATTCATGAGCACCTGAATAAAGGTATTGTGTGTCATTTGTCCGGCGTAGGTGTGTACGCCTTGAAAATAATCTTTGTACGCAATGCGCATAAACCCAAAGCCAAAGAGCGGTTCTTTGGGTAAACCTTCAGTGAGCAGAGCTTCCCAGAAAGGCAAACGCCCCGTCATGCTCATTACTTCATCAAGTCCGCCGCCACCTTCCTTAATCATGATTTTTTCAACGGCCACAGGCACAGCCAGCAAAGCGCCGATATACATTGCAGCTTTAAGTTTACGATTATCGGAGCGTTTGATGTGAAAGAAGAAAATGAGCAGAAGACCAATGGTTGACGAACGGGAGCCAGTCATTACCAACGCATACACCAGCACCAGTACTTTAGTGATGGTCCATACTTTATTTGATTTATTGTAAAGATCAAACAACAAACACGAAACGCCCAATGCACAAAGCATTCCAAGTTCATTGGGGTTCATGAAATACCCCCCCAGTCTGGCTTCTTCGCCACCATGTGTCATGCGGTAAAACTGATCAGGAGCAATGAACATGCCGGACACAAAAATCAGAATCATTAAAAAAATGGCATTTCCTGTAACCGAATAAAATCTGATGTGATTTCCCGGAAAATA
Proteins encoded in this region:
- the rseP gene encoding RIP metalloprotease RseP, which produces MVKFTLFFLSLSLLIILHEFGHYITARWFKTRVDKFYLFFDFLFPFGNLLKFSLFKKKIGDTTYGLGWFPFGGYVDIAGMAAEPGTDPDTPPAPDEFRGKKPWQRLIILAGGVTVNAILAVIIYAVMSFVWGESYTPANKLPYGIACDSLAKNLGLMNGDFITAVDGKPTKSFMAIRKDILLDDARSLEIMRNGNKVKIELPEDLPTKLIENGGSMFDICMPFVVDSVMADGTAIKAGIQKGDSIFAVNGDTLVWYHEIAASLGKHKNKEVTLGLTRKGEPMSIKLKLNEEGKMGVAAKQPELEKVTTEYGFGAAIVRGFTRTGESFTNYVKQLPLLFTKAGAKQVGGFASMGSIFPSSWDWESFWGITALLSCILAFMNLLPIPVLDGGYILFVLWEMVTGRKPGEKFMRIAMNVGTFMVLGLLIFANGNDLWKFVIKPLIGG
- a CDS encoding alkylphosphonate utilization protein encodes the protein MEVRDSNGTLLSEGDNVTLIKDLKLRGSSAVLKRGTMVKGIRLTDDESEVEGRIDRQTIVLRTEFLKKS
- a CDS encoding AsmA family protein translates to MEENAAVVVKKKRPWWKRILRLFMWTGLSVLLLLGLAVLLLFVFEDDVKKYITAEANKHLNTVVFIDPKDINLTLFSSFPDVSLEFKNVKALDALPDEKRDTLFKAERIALSFSLLDFFRENYTVRDIAMENAAVELRIDKKGRDNFHFLKTTADTGASNPVAFALEHVGLENVRVLYFNQPAQSTYEVLIDALNCSGDFGTEQYVLQTDAGFTVGQLKQGRASYFAGNKGTLDLALQINNTQNLYTVQTGRLTLSQLELLVSGSVNNKAGVPVLDLAVTGNRIDLGKALTLLPESLRKDIEDYKATGEFYTDITVKGPVADTAALAVEGKFGIRSNGTLSREGTNVTMRNIALKGVFSSGRGRDGFELSEFSAGTGTSRFSGRFAMDGFTNPGYTASLNGNINLAEMQELFQLDTIEKAAGNIELRINASGRPGKGSTLTAADFRNFKTSGEMTLRNVVCRLKNSALPVDSLSGALGFDGNNVSITNLRVRSGPSDLVLNGKLRNLLGFLFTQREVLDITASLSSELTDLNALLSTPATTKSSDTTYSLTLPERIAVSIAAQVGQVKFRKFYARDLRGELKLRNQRLVADPVSFWTMDGKINGSGMIDGTRSDSLLITGNAHCERVNINKLFVQLENFGQTTLTNEHVRGTLTSDLNFASLWSTSLVMNEQKLFAGADVTIDQGQLINFKPLEELSRFIKLDDLRNIRFSTLTNHIDIRNRIITIPEMDIRSSAIDITMSGTHNFDNVVDYHIVVGLDELRAQKVKKANPVNAELGIVEEDDGGHRTKLYILMSGPLDNPDIRYDSKGLVRGIRNDLKQEKQDLKQLLREEFGWFKKDTTLNNKKPGEKPQKKNEDGKFIIRFEQGEDEEAPPEDDDF
- a CDS encoding gliding motility-associated C-terminal domain-containing protein, which codes for MKHTLLAFALFGAIAVSAQSAATDTANTLQQYEQIKLQGRQPVIRTAAWNTAPAANVRVQPSITTQSTDCDCMLPVDSTFQVVPFSFSNPPDYRNDDGSTGVIPIPFNFCFYGQNQTSCYINNNGNISFGGSYATFSAVGFPSNQFSMVAPFWADVDTRGTGSGLVYYKVTPTALIVRWQTVGYFASYFDKLNDFQLIITDGVDPLIPGGNNVSFCYGDMQWTTGDASGGSNGFGGTPATVGANLGNGVDYIQFGQFDAPGSLYDGPFGNNDQISWLDNQNFVFNTCAVGNIPPIPTMTITDPAGNTTSVQPYCGDTLRICEGNTVTLNATFFAPEPNQTVTVTHTAPQNFTVVSNTPGTAGILIGSFTPDATNFGINTFTFTGTDNGTPVGTATFSINILVDTFQLPPPVITGLDEYCQNTPGVTLTVNNPGYDSVMWSNGPTNVNSVSNITQGTYIVTVADNGCFDRDTITITELPSPVPAITGVLNFCGTTTTLSAANPAYASYVWSNNTTTPVTTAGSGNYTVTVVDTNGCTGTSASVTVNANPVPQAAFAATPPTAFAGDTVAFTDQSTVSSGSITSWIWDFGDGNNSTASNPTHSYGTPGTYNVCLYVATSTPCYDTICNEYVVLPFTIIAPNIITPNGDGKNDNLVFINLEFYPNARLTVYNRWGSKVYENTNYQNNWDGGGMVDGVYYYVVEAVDLQEPATGFFHIIRGN
- a CDS encoding O-antigen ligase family protein — its product is MEGNLTFAHRLFLRRTEWLLLLILFIMIGGFFTWSENVAITRVLKVASRMLMVVSVFAVQWSIVKRGAVASFGWKNKGAILLYVAYLLLGLVSLLWSTNPGYSALQWVMDAQSLVFAFFFIQCFILLDTYFPGNHIRFYSVTGNAIFLMILIFVSGMFIAPDQFYRMTHGGEEARLGGYFMNPNELGMLCALGVSCLLFDLYNKSNKVWTITKVLVLVYALVMTGSRSSTIGLLLIFFFHIKRSDNRKLKAAMYIGALLAVPVAVEKIMIKEGGGGLDEVMSMTGRLPFWEALLTEGLPKEPLFGFGFMRIAYKDYFQGVHTYAGQMTHNTFIQVLMNLGFVGFAIVLFQMVFTIRGFNRAENTETKLMYYGMMIPLLINSFTEFGIFGETNYGILFYQLIIMHATRSGSSLLTPMEAKTLHIRRSLVRKESVVGMRR